Proteins encoded within one genomic window of Alteribacter populi:
- a CDS encoding glutathione ABC transporter substrate-binding protein, which yields MFKRKKSFKAGAFSLALALTVAGCASEPDEAADTGTDGDNGEDNGESVEGQEGGDLIIGVLSDINSMDPHTSNDVPSGQIQTNLYETLVKFDEDMELEPYLATDWEMVDDLVWEFNLQEGVTFHDGSDFNAEVVKANIDRINDEEIGSPRAILFEIIEEVNVVDDYTVEIVTEDPFAPLPAHFAHYASSMISKESIDGDYAAMEDGDQPGDYINQHPSGTGFFEFEDRDPGNEVTLTNFEGYWGDHAKVDSVTFKVVPEDLTRIGELESGAAHIIDPVTPSDLNRVENTDGTNSYMRDAASITYLGFNMEKEPFDDPLVRRALSIALDKESMLEATLEGTGEPANGPINDTQFGYSEEVPVQEQDLEEARELLAEAGYEDGFETTIWTNDSRERIDIAEVAQANFAEIGVDVEIEVVEWGAYLDSTGAGEHDMFILGLSLGTGDADYPMHMLFHSTNAGPSGNRSFMQDEEFDQMLHEARVESDEETRLAMYVEVVEYLNEQAPMAFLYHPSHIMGYSDSVDGFWADGSGLYQLQDVTISE from the coding sequence ATGTTCAAGCGAAAAAAATCCTTTAAAGCAGGTGCTTTCTCACTTGCTCTGGCTCTTACTGTTGCAGGTTGTGCCAGTGAACCTGATGAAGCTGCTGACACCGGAACAGACGGTGACAATGGCGAGGACAACGGAGAAAGCGTAGAAGGCCAGGAAGGTGGGGATCTGATCATTGGCGTTCTTTCTGACATAAACTCAATGGATCCTCATACGTCTAATGATGTACCATCCGGTCAGATTCAAACAAACCTTTATGAGACGTTGGTAAAGTTTGATGAAGACATGGAACTAGAACCATACTTGGCAACAGATTGGGAAATGGTCGATGACCTAGTATGGGAGTTTAATCTTCAAGAAGGCGTTACATTCCATGACGGCTCAGATTTCAATGCAGAAGTCGTAAAGGCTAATATTGATCGAATCAATGACGAAGAAATTGGCTCACCTCGTGCGATCCTTTTTGAAATCATTGAAGAAGTTAACGTGGTAGATGATTATACGGTTGAAATTGTGACGGAAGATCCATTTGCACCACTTCCAGCTCACTTTGCTCACTATGCTTCAAGTATGATCAGTAAAGAATCTATTGATGGCGATTATGCTGCTATGGAAGATGGCGATCAGCCTGGTGACTATATTAACCAGCACCCATCAGGAACCGGATTCTTTGAATTTGAAGACAGAGATCCAGGGAATGAGGTTACTTTAACGAATTTTGAAGGCTACTGGGGAGATCATGCCAAAGTAGATAGTGTTACGTTTAAAGTTGTGCCTGAAGACTTAACACGTATTGGTGAATTAGAGTCAGGTGCAGCTCATATTATCGATCCAGTAACACCAAGTGACCTTAACCGTGTAGAAAATACGGATGGTACGAATTCCTATATGAGAGATGCTGCAAGTATTACCTATCTAGGATTTAATATGGAAAAAGAGCCGTTCGATGATCCGTTAGTGCGTAGAGCTCTATCAATTGCACTAGACAAAGAGTCGATGCTCGAAGCCACCCTAGAAGGCACGGGTGAACCTGCAAATGGTCCAATCAACGATACACAGTTTGGTTATAGTGAAGAGGTTCCTGTGCAAGAGCAAGACTTAGAAGAAGCAAGAGAATTATTAGCTGAAGCAGGCTACGAGGACGGTTTTGAGACAACGATTTGGACAAATGACAGCCGCGAGCGTATTGATATCGCGGAAGTAGCGCAAGCCAATTTTGCAGAAATCGGTGTTGATGTAGAAATTGAAGTCGTCGAGTGGGGCGCGTATCTTGATAGTACGGGCGCCGGCGAACATGATATGTTTATCCTAGGTCTATCCCTCGGAACTGGTGATGCTGATTATCCAATGCATATGCTGTTCCACTCAACTAATGCAGGACCATCAGGAAACCGTTCATTCATGCAAGACGAAGAATTTGACCAAATGCTTCACGAAGCACGTGTGGAAAGTGACGAAGAAACTCGTTTAGCGATGTATGTTGAAGTGGTTGAATACTTGAACGAACAAGCTCCTATGGCGTTTTTATATCACCCATCTCATATTATGGGATACAGTGATAGTGTTGATGGATTCTGGGCTGACGGTTCTGGACTTTATCAATTGCAAGACGTAACAATTTCAGAATAA
- a CDS encoding M14 family metallopeptidase, whose amino-acid sequence MNIRVRQGDSFWYYSQLFAIPMPLIIDSNPAENSEALQVGQVVRIPGYFVNFYTIQPGDSFWMIANRLGVHSDMIQLLNPTLSPFNLQTGQTINVPVRVHMPIVQGKRAYDFAAMINDIRQLVTIYPFITSRTIGSSVMGKDLIELRVGRGTKRVHMNGSFHAHEWITTPILMQTLNQYLLALTNQEPVRGLELSPYYESVLLSVVPNVNPDGVDLVVRGLPEEEPYRSEVLEINNESTDFSGWKANIRGVDLNNQYPALWVEEAAVKPGQPSPRDFPGEEPLTEPEAIAMADLAIESDFDRVLAYHTQGEVIFWGFQGLEPEESETIVNEFARVSGFEPIQYVDSYAGYKDWFIQEFQKPGFTVELGRGVNPLPIEQFDEIYQDNLGIFLASLYM is encoded by the coding sequence ATGAATATTCGCGTAAGACAAGGAGATAGTTTTTGGTACTATAGTCAACTCTTTGCGATTCCCATGCCTTTAATTATCGACTCAAACCCAGCTGAAAATTCAGAAGCGTTGCAAGTTGGTCAGGTCGTTCGGATTCCCGGTTATTTTGTGAACTTTTATACAATTCAACCTGGTGATTCATTTTGGATGATTGCTAATCGCCTCGGTGTTCACTCTGATATGATCCAACTGCTCAATCCCACTCTAAGTCCTTTTAACCTCCAAACTGGTCAAACAATTAATGTTCCTGTAAGAGTTCACATGCCTATCGTCCAAGGAAAAAGAGCCTATGATTTTGCAGCGATGATAAATGATATTCGTCAACTCGTTACTATATATCCTTTCATCACTTCCCGAACAATCGGTAGCTCTGTTATGGGGAAGGACCTGATTGAATTGCGTGTTGGACGTGGTACAAAAAGAGTGCATATGAACGGGTCGTTCCATGCTCATGAATGGATTACTACTCCCATTCTCATGCAGACGTTAAATCAATATTTGTTAGCATTAACAAATCAAGAGCCGGTTAGAGGCCTTGAACTCTCCCCGTATTACGAAAGTGTCCTATTATCTGTTGTACCGAATGTGAATCCTGATGGTGTTGATTTAGTTGTTCGCGGTCTACCAGAAGAAGAGCCATATAGAAGCGAGGTATTAGAGATAAACAACGAAAGCACTGACTTTTCTGGGTGGAAAGCTAACATTAGAGGCGTGGATTTAAATAATCAATACCCTGCTCTTTGGGTGGAAGAAGCAGCAGTTAAACCAGGTCAGCCTTCTCCAAGAGACTTTCCGGGCGAGGAACCTTTAACTGAACCCGAGGCGATCGCCATGGCAGACTTAGCCATCGAATCTGACTTTGACCGGGTTCTCGCTTATCACACGCAAGGAGAAGTGATCTTCTGGGGGTTTCAAGGGCTTGAGCCAGAAGAGTCAGAAACGATTGTAAATGAGTTTGCCAGAGTGAGCGGTTTTGAGCCTATTCAGTATGTAGACAGCTATGCTGGCTATAAAGACTGGTTTATCCAGGAGTTTCAAAAGCCAGGTTTTACAGTCGAATTAGGCAGGGGTGTAAACCCTTTACCGATTGAACAATTTGATGAAATCTACCAGGATAATCTCGGCATCTTTCTCGCAAGCTTATATATGTAA
- a CDS encoding YpjP family protein, translating to MKLWFKKVSIILITFMTLGMFIPPTYLDASSEAEDFISSSDSNDSLPPDAEDEFDFEEDLADDESIDDVIERITEEAKEQTLRKLGPKIAKQVEPDVLSAIMPNIEDVINELIEQAGEEKIPYFTVSEQPSSGYGERIFNIFDNETNEDVAKFHVRRDNRPRDGYWFNFHYHLSQDGFEKHHQLGEIYWDKNMPPKWMS from the coding sequence ATGAAACTTTGGTTTAAAAAAGTATCAATAATCCTAATTACATTTATGACGTTAGGGATGTTTATCCCACCTACATATTTAGATGCAAGTTCTGAAGCGGAAGATTTTATTTCTTCTTCAGATTCGAATGATTCACTACCACCGGATGCTGAAGACGAGTTTGATTTTGAAGAGGATCTGGCAGATGATGAATCGATTGACGATGTCATTGAACGGATCACGGAAGAAGCAAAGGAGCAAACGCTTCGTAAGTTAGGACCGAAGATTGCTAAGCAAGTAGAACCTGATGTTTTATCTGCGATTATGCCAAACATTGAAGACGTGATAAATGAACTCATTGAGCAGGCTGGGGAGGAAAAAATCCCATATTTTACGGTGTCTGAACAACCATCCTCAGGTTATGGTGAGCGGATCTTTAATATTTTCGACAATGAAACAAATGAAGATGTAGCGAAATTTCATGTAAGACGTGACAATCGGCCGAGAGATGGGTATTGGTTTAATTTTCACTATCATTTAAGTCAGGATGGTTTTGAAAAACATCATCAATTAGGGGAAATCTATTGGGATAAAAATATGCCACCAAAGTGGATGTCATAG
- a CDS encoding NAD(P)/FAD-dependent oxidoreductase — translation MKSYIVVGAGILGASTAYHLAKSGVSVTVVDRKDAGQATDAAAGIICPWLTQRRNKAWYRLASGGAAFYPALIKELEAEGETNTGYEQVGAISLHTDESKLEKMKERALKRREDAPEIGEVVLLTPTETKSLFPALSAEYGSVYVSGGARVNGRALRDALMNAAQKHGAVFREGNGALDFEHDKVTGVMLDGEALKADAVIVTGGAWAKELFQPLGFEFMVTSQKAQIVHLDLHGTGTSKWPVVMPPNNQYLLTLEDGRIVVGATHEDEAGAEFDKRVTAGGVHEILDKALTIAPGLASATFLETRVGFRPFTPGFLPVIGPLPEYKGLFVANGLGASGLTSGPFLGAELAKLALGDSNKLNISDYDIAKAIQKSK, via the coding sequence ATGAAATCATACATTGTAGTAGGTGCGGGGATTCTCGGAGCTTCAACGGCTTATCACCTCGCCAAATCAGGAGTGAGCGTAACAGTGGTTGATCGTAAGGATGCAGGACAAGCTACTGATGCTGCGGCGGGAATCATTTGTCCATGGCTTACTCAGCGTCGGAATAAAGCATGGTATCGCTTGGCAAGTGGGGGAGCTGCGTTTTATCCAGCTTTAATTAAAGAGCTCGAAGCTGAAGGTGAAACGAACACAGGCTATGAGCAGGTTGGTGCGATCAGTCTTCATACAGACGAAAGCAAGTTGGAAAAAATGAAAGAACGAGCTCTTAAACGCAGGGAGGATGCACCGGAAATTGGGGAAGTAGTTCTCTTAACGCCTACTGAAACAAAGAGTTTATTTCCTGCATTATCTGCTGAGTATGGATCTGTTTATGTAAGTGGTGGAGCCCGTGTAAATGGAAGAGCCCTTCGGGATGCTCTCATGAATGCTGCCCAAAAGCATGGTGCCGTTTTTCGTGAAGGCAATGGGGCTCTTGATTTTGAGCATGATAAGGTAACTGGAGTGATGCTTGATGGTGAGGCATTGAAAGCTGATGCCGTGATTGTAACTGGAGGGGCCTGGGCAAAAGAACTTTTTCAACCTCTAGGTTTTGAGTTTATGGTCACTTCACAAAAGGCACAAATTGTTCATCTGGATTTACATGGTACAGGCACAAGCAAGTGGCCTGTCGTCATGCCACCGAACAACCAATACCTACTCACTCTTGAAGATGGGCGCATCGTTGTCGGAGCGACACATGAAGATGAGGCAGGAGCCGAATTTGACAAGCGTGTAACTGCAGGAGGAGTGCATGAAATACTTGACAAAGCGTTAACGATAGCTCCCGGGTTAGCTTCTGCCACTTTTCTTGAAACGAGAGTTGGATTCCGGCCATTCACTCCCGGATTCCTTCCAGTCATCGGTCCATTACCAGAATACAAGGGCCTCTTTGTAGCAAACGGACTAGGTGCTTCTGGATTAACATCGGGTCCATTTCTTGGCGCCGAACTAGCTAAACTAGCATTAGGCGATTCGAACAAACTAAACATCAGCGACTACGACATAGCAAAAGCGATCCAAAAATCCAAGTAA
- a CDS encoding MerR family transcriptional regulator → MYQIKEVAKLAGVSVRTLHHYDHIDLLPPSSVKENGYRSYAEADLVKLQQILFFKELGFSLQEIKKLIEEPGFDRRRTLEQHKKVLVEKKRRLEKIIASVDRTIDSIEGGEPMSKEEMFEPFDMKKIEAHQKKYEKEVKQKYGHTDAYKESQKKTAAYKEEDWHRIQKQWGEVYRKIAARMDRGPKDHEVQQLIKEYHDLINDNFYQCPPEMFRGLGELYVNDPRFTKNIDKHGAGLSEFLRAAMAYYADQLEDN, encoded by the coding sequence GTGTATCAGATTAAAGAAGTCGCGAAGCTTGCTGGTGTGAGTGTGCGCACACTCCACCATTATGATCATATCGATCTGTTGCCCCCGAGTTCGGTAAAAGAAAACGGTTACCGGTCCTATGCCGAAGCTGATTTGGTAAAATTGCAGCAAATTTTATTTTTCAAAGAGCTCGGTTTCTCTCTGCAAGAGATAAAAAAGCTGATTGAAGAACCAGGCTTTGATCGGCGAAGGACTCTAGAACAGCATAAGAAAGTGCTAGTGGAAAAAAAGCGGCGATTAGAAAAAATTATTGCGTCTGTTGATAGGACGATCGATTCAATAGAAGGAGGAGAACCGATGTCGAAAGAAGAAATGTTTGAACCATTCGATATGAAAAAAATAGAAGCCCACCAGAAAAAGTATGAAAAAGAAGTGAAACAAAAGTATGGCCACACTGATGCTTATAAAGAATCACAAAAAAAGACGGCAGCTTATAAGGAAGAAGACTGGCACCGCATTCAGAAGCAATGGGGAGAGGTGTACCGGAAGATTGCTGCGCGCATGGACCGAGGTCCTAAAGATCACGAAGTACAACAATTGATCAAAGAGTACCATGACCTGATCAATGACAATTTTTATCAATGCCCGCCTGAAATGTTTCGGGGATTGGGGGAACTTTACGTGAATGATCCAAGGTTCACGAAGAATATTGACAAACATGGAGCGGGCCTATCAGAATTTTTACGAGCGGCAATGGCTTATTACGCTGACCAATTAGAAGACAATTAA
- a CDS encoding MBL fold metallo-hydrolase, translating to MKEEMSHSKDNKYIPALTVTSGSGKEVASDLYCYTVGIVNVCFFGESDNSDEWILIDAGMPKSAENIITKTEERFGSGSRPKAIVLTHGHFDHIGSVIELVKHWNVPVFAHELELPYLTGKERYPQPDSSVEGGFLAKISPLFPNEPIDLGSHVQRLPSDQSVPGMPGWRWIHTPGHTPGHVSFFREADRLLIAGDAFITVKQDSLFKVLTQKQEINGPPRYFTPDWKAAWESVNALEKLKPEIAVTGHGLPVSGEALKEGLEKLANEFDRLAIPDYGTYVEGKLH from the coding sequence GTGAAAGAAGAGATGAGTCATAGTAAAGACAACAAGTACATTCCAGCTTTAACAGTCACCAGTGGTAGTGGAAAAGAGGTCGCGAGTGATCTTTATTGCTATACGGTTGGCATTGTCAACGTATGTTTTTTTGGAGAGTCCGATAATAGTGATGAATGGATTTTAATTGATGCAGGTATGCCCAAATCCGCTGAAAATATCATTACGAAAACTGAGGAACGCTTCGGATCAGGAAGTCGCCCGAAAGCCATTGTATTAACACACGGGCATTTTGATCATATCGGTAGTGTTATTGAGTTAGTAAAGCATTGGAATGTCCCTGTGTTTGCTCATGAATTAGAGCTTCCTTATTTAACTGGAAAAGAACGATATCCTCAGCCAGATTCTTCAGTTGAAGGTGGATTTCTCGCTAAAATATCTCCTTTATTTCCGAATGAACCGATTGATTTAGGGAGTCATGTTCAACGTTTACCATCTGACCAATCTGTTCCTGGGATGCCTGGTTGGCGGTGGATACATACTCCTGGACATACACCGGGACATGTATCTTTCTTCAGAGAAGCAGACCGGTTGTTAATTGCAGGTGATGCCTTTATTACTGTCAAACAAGATTCGCTATTTAAAGTTCTTACACAAAAACAGGAAATCAATGGTCCACCACGGTATTTTACGCCAGATTGGAAGGCCGCCTGGGAATCTGTGAATGCGTTGGAAAAACTGAAGCCCGAAATTGCCGTTACAGGACACGGATTGCCGGTTTCAGGTGAGGCGCTGAAAGAAGGGTTAGAAAAACTTGCAAATGAGTTTGACCGCCTTGCAATCCCGGATTATGGTACCTATGTTGAAGGGAAGTTGCATTAG
- a CDS encoding acyl-CoA thioester hydrolase/BAAT C-terminal domain-containing protein encodes MMTCFLYPDIGRVDEPVLLHMDGFTPHEKITIKAKWIDTTEQRWQSTIFVKSDANGKIQLTDETSETNLQSLLWNLKPANPSYHSSVLQKTSLTPIDMTITVVNEANEVVLERTLTRLFIEDHIEREVVRTPECHGTFFYPKEETSVPAIIMLGGSEGGIYEESAALLSAQGYAVLSLAYFGETNLPATLHEVPVETVDHAVEWLQEKTFVNQNEIACMGTSKGGELALLAAAHNPNIHAVIGEVPASHVFQSIDRKKWKSSSWTIEGNPVPYVPYSYSVSITLQSMINIIRKRPQSLEPMYRHSLEKYRSESNEAVIRVEKINGPILLLSGGEDALWPSGSMCESIMERLDAHTFPYEKKHLYFEKAGHVLPLPYLPSILPADVPFELGGTERANAEAGEKAWQEILAFLSRHFHPVKPKVETVMLQK; translated from the coding sequence ATGATGACATGTTTTCTTTATCCAGATATTGGCCGAGTAGATGAACCCGTCTTGCTGCACATGGACGGATTTACTCCTCATGAAAAAATAACGATAAAAGCGAAGTGGATTGACACAACCGAACAACGTTGGCAGTCAACGATCTTTGTGAAATCTGATGCTAATGGAAAAATTCAACTCACTGACGAAACTTCCGAAACCAACCTGCAATCACTCCTTTGGAATTTAAAGCCTGCCAACCCTTCATACCACTCATCTGTGCTTCAGAAAACTTCACTCACCCCAATCGACATGACGATTACGGTCGTGAATGAAGCAAATGAAGTCGTCCTTGAACGAACCCTAACTCGCTTATTTATAGAGGATCATATTGAGCGGGAAGTGGTTCGGACTCCAGAGTGCCACGGCACATTTTTTTACCCCAAAGAAGAAACGTCCGTACCAGCAATAATTATGCTCGGTGGCTCTGAAGGTGGTATATATGAAGAATCGGCTGCACTTCTGTCAGCCCAAGGCTATGCTGTATTATCTCTTGCTTACTTTGGAGAAACGAACCTGCCCGCAACTTTACATGAAGTACCAGTAGAAACTGTTGATCATGCGGTCGAATGGCTTCAAGAAAAAACGTTTGTAAATCAAAATGAAATTGCTTGCATGGGGACATCAAAAGGAGGAGAGCTTGCCTTACTAGCAGCCGCTCACAACCCTAACATTCATGCGGTTATCGGCGAGGTTCCGGCAAGCCATGTATTTCAAAGCATAGATCGAAAAAAATGGAAATCCTCTTCCTGGACAATTGAAGGTAATCCTGTTCCGTATGTGCCTTATTCATATTCAGTCTCAATAACATTACAATCAATGATAAACATCATCCGAAAACGCCCTCAGTCGTTAGAGCCTATGTATCGTCATAGTTTGGAAAAATATCGGAGTGAATCCAATGAAGCTGTAATCCGAGTTGAAAAAATCAACGGTCCAATCCTCCTTTTGAGCGGTGGAGAAGATGCTTTATGGCCATCAGGCTCAATGTGTGAGTCAATTATGGAGCGATTGGATGCGCACACCTTTCCTTATGAAAAAAAACATCTATATTTCGAAAAAGCTGGTCATGTATTACCGCTTCCTTATCTCCCATCCATTCTACCAGCGGACGTTCCCTTTGAACTCGGTGGAACAGAACGAGCAAATGCAGAAGCCGGAGAGAAGGCTTGGCAAGAGATTCTCGCATTTTTAAGCCGACACTTTCACCCTGTTAAGCCAAAAGTCGAAACGGTAATGCTACAAAAATAA
- a CDS encoding antibiotic biosynthesis monooxygenase family protein gives MYVVMNELHVPKEGRENVAARFGASAEKMKQVPGCLDFMFLNPSDDDNYQVVYTKWESKDDYEAWVNSSAFKDAHKKRKENADKGESPASGNKLYEYEAKHHL, from the coding sequence ATGTACGTAGTGATGAATGAATTACACGTGCCGAAAGAAGGTCGTGAAAACGTTGCCGCGCGCTTTGGAGCAAGTGCTGAAAAAATGAAGCAAGTACCGGGTTGTCTCGATTTTATGTTTTTAAATCCTTCAGATGATGACAACTATCAAGTTGTTTATACTAAATGGGAATCAAAGGATGACTATGAAGCTTGGGTGAACAGCAGTGCTTTTAAGGATGCGCACAAAAAACGCAAAGAAAATGCTGATAAGGGTGAAAGTCCGGCATCCGGAAACAAACTTTATGAATATGAAGCTAAGCATCACCTTTAA
- a CDS encoding DUF5366 family protein, whose translation MKNTYLTSHFPLISILLFSLSLSLYSERVITDSLINVGLYKGMTEVFSDQGIKLTLLFLLLFLFFMLFSALKLIADTINEVSLLFFSKDREGDDLQKIRGGVWVFLIGSIVSIFISFNLLFVVGSIVITSFVYFVFFVYRLGDSLSSPSLIGMIFFHLFF comes from the coding sequence ATGAAAAACACCTACTTAACCAGTCACTTTCCGCTTATTTCAATTTTACTCTTCAGTTTATCGCTTTCCTTATATAGTGAAAGGGTAATAACCGATTCTCTAATTAATGTTGGCCTCTATAAAGGAATGACAGAGGTATTCAGCGATCAGGGGATTAAACTGACACTCCTCTTTCTCCTTCTTTTCTTGTTCTTCATGCTGTTTTCTGCTCTTAAACTGATCGCGGATACGATAAATGAAGTCTCGCTTCTGTTTTTTTCAAAAGATCGAGAAGGTGACGATCTGCAAAAGATTCGTGGCGGGGTGTGGGTGTTTTTAATCGGGAGTATTGTATCGATCTTTATATCCTTTAATTTGTTATTCGTTGTTGGAAGTATCGTGATTACGAGTTTTGTTTATTTTGTTTTTTTCGTCTACCGGCTCGGAGACTCTCTTTCATCGCCCTCTCTTATCGGTATGATATTCTTTCATCTGTTCTTCTAG
- a CDS encoding transglycosylase domain-containing protein translates to MTLAETAFLITIPNRPSLYDPLENEENTHQRKEWVLKKMKEADFITEEAYSTALEEEITLSITEKIDHHPNYVTYVHDELKDLIGKQDGFKDKLQQAVSDETQESIQEQWNEQVDDVLAGGVTIHTALDSAKQRHVTEQVDAFLGDGELQAGVTMIDHREHEIIALSGCKQYQKFNFNRAYQAYNQPGSAIKPLLSFVPYLEFTGVSELSTIDASPFERSGFSPANFGGGVYGRVPIETAFKHSYNTAAVRMLDQIGIEKAFRYLEPFSFSRVSSQDYILPSALGTMDMSVLELTDAYTTFANDGQFKRARVIRSVKDRNGSVLYEWDDGSAEVW, encoded by the coding sequence CTGACATTAGCCGAAACGGCCTTTCTCATTACGATCCCGAACCGTCCCTCTTTATATGACCCACTGGAAAATGAAGAGAACACGCACCAACGGAAAGAATGGGTATTAAAAAAAATGAAGGAAGCTGATTTCATTACAGAAGAAGCTTATTCTACGGCTCTTGAAGAGGAGATTACGTTATCAATTACGGAAAAAATCGACCATCATCCTAATTACGTGACTTATGTTCACGACGAGTTAAAGGACCTCATTGGAAAGCAGGATGGTTTTAAAGATAAGCTTCAGCAGGCTGTGAGTGATGAAACGCAGGAGTCAATTCAAGAGCAATGGAATGAGCAAGTAGATGACGTTTTAGCTGGCGGGGTTACGATACACACAGCATTGGATTCTGCGAAACAACGTCACGTTACAGAACAAGTGGATGCTTTTCTTGGTGATGGTGAGCTGCAAGCAGGTGTTACCATGATCGACCATCGTGAGCACGAAATTATTGCACTTTCAGGTTGTAAGCAGTATCAAAAATTTAATTTTAACCGGGCATATCAAGCATACAATCAACCAGGGTCAGCGATTAAACCGTTGTTGTCATTTGTGCCATATTTAGAGTTTACCGGTGTATCAGAATTATCGACCATTGATGCCAGCCCCTTTGAGCGAAGTGGATTCTCCCCAGCTAATTTCGGCGGGGGTGTTTACGGGCGCGTACCTATCGAAACGGCATTCAAACATTCCTATAATACAGCAGCCGTTCGGATGCTCGATCAAATTGGCATTGAAAAAGCCTTCCGTTACTTGGAACCGTTTTCGTTTTCGCGCGTCTCTAGTCAAGATTACATCCTTCCCTCCGCTTTAGGGACTATGGACATGTCTGTTCTAGAGCTGACTGATGCGTATACAACGTTTGCTAACGACGGACAGTTTAAGCGAGCAAGAGTCATCCGGAGTGTAAAAGATCGTAACGGAAGTGTCCTTTACGAATGGGATGATGGCTCTGCAGAAGTATGGTAA
- a CDS encoding transglycosylase domain-containing protein, giving the protein MRAATGTFCILLLMGIFSFLLIGGLTEYQKAHSLHDVLDESLPLEETALRENSRIVDRTDEVVSDLYDVENRINLSYEHIPSFVLEALVAVEDQTFFDHQGFDVQGITRALLESVLFSKKSRGTDISRNGLSHYDPEPSLFI; this is encoded by the coding sequence ATGCGTGCAGCGACAGGAACGTTTTGCATTCTCCTTTTAATGGGAATTTTTTCTTTCCTTTTAATAGGAGGATTAACTGAATATCAAAAGGCCCATTCACTTCATGACGTGCTTGATGAGTCACTGCCGCTAGAAGAAACGGCTCTTCGTGAAAACAGCCGCATTGTCGATCGTACCGATGAGGTGGTATCTGATCTTTACGATGTTGAAAACCGAATCAATTTATCGTACGAGCATATTCCTTCTTTCGTGCTCGAAGCTCTCGTTGCTGTGGAAGACCAAACTTTTTTTGACCATCAAGGCTTTGACGTCCAAGGTATTACTCGGGCTCTACTCGAGTCAGTGTTATTTTCAAAAAAAAGCAGAGGAACTGACATTAGCCGAAACGGCCTTTCTCATTACGATCCCGAACCGTCCCTCTTTATATGA